Proteins co-encoded in one Podospora pseudoanserina strain CBS 124.78 chromosome 7 map unlocalized CBS124.78p_7, whole genome shotgun sequence genomic window:
- the MAK11 gene encoding Protein mak11 (EggNog:ENOG503NZ64; COG:S) — protein MRQQIHVGKKILESDTKTTVSLISPPPTEPMAPKRKREAAANGDVAEKSNATKKVKAPPAKAAAPPKSTAFKLNGDAPVHIQLIAGSYDRILHGITVTIKTTEVTSEPPAEAESTDKKKKKSKKSKTTTPITTTEQSASFADTFLFNAHNSAIRCLAISPPSASTPKQTQKVLLATGSTDERINIYNLSAHPPSSRSISDPDTQLLSSLAPRPILENNKNRELGTLLHHTGNITRLCFPNRSKLLSAAEDSTIGVTRTRDWALLHNFKCPIPKVFGRPSGDTAGVGGTPQGVNDFAVHPSNKIMISVSKGEKCMRLWNLETGKKSRVLNFERTMLNEAGEGKHSTGEARRIIWGSSSSKGGEDEFALAFDRDVVVFGMDCRPRCRVMGGSNRTKVHVIKYVRLGDEEEDGALLAVSTEDGRVLFFDTAEENCQPATEGKTLATARLVGQLGGKEAGVTGRVKDFVVLPVEDEKGVRSWFVATAGSDGLVRVWRLGSGELKVEEKKEESTRQVGKLLGAYGTQNRITCLGGFVMIPRSDGAEESEYEFDDEEDDDDEEDSYDE, from the coding sequence AAGTCAAAGCCCCCCCGGCCAAAGCCGCTGCTCCCCCCAAGTCGACCGCTTTCAAGCTGAACGGCGATGCCCCCGTCCACATCCAACTCATCGCCGGTTCCTACGACCGCATTCTCCACGGTATCACCGTCACTATCAAAACAACCGAAGTCACCTCTGAACCCCCAGCAGAGGCCGAATCcaccgacaagaagaagaagaagtccaaaaagtcgaaaaccaccacccccatcacaacAACCGAGCAATCCGCCTCCTTCGCCgacaccttcctcttcaacgcCCACAACTCCGCCATCCGCtgcctcgccatctcccccccctccgcctcaacCCCTAAACAAACCCAAAAGGTCCTCCTCGCAACCGGCTCAACAGACGAGCGCATCAACATCTACAACCTCTccgcccaccccccctcctcccgctccatcTCCGACCCAGACACCcagctcctctcctctctcgccccccgccccatcctcgaaaacaacaagaaccgCGAGCTCGGCACTCTGCTGCATCATACAGGCAACATAACCCGTCTCTGCTTCCCCAACCGCTCCAAGCTCCTCTCCGCAGCAGAGGACTCCACCATCGGCGTGACCCGCACCCGCGACTgggccctcctccacaacttTAAATGCCCCATCCCCAAGGTTTTTGGTCGCCCATCAGGTGACACCGCCGGTGTGGGCGGGACCCCCCAGGGCGTCAACGACTTTGCGGttcacccctccaacaagaTCATGATTTCGGTCTCCAAGGGAGAGAAATGCATGCGTCTTTGGAACTTGGAGACGGGAAAGAAGTCGAGGGTGTTGAATTTTGAACGGACGATGCTTAATgaagcgggggaggggaagcacTCGACTGGTGAAGCGAGACGAATCAtctggggcagcagcagcagcaagggaggggaggatgagttTGCGCTCGCGTTTGATAGGGATGTGGTTGTGTTTGGGATGGACTGCAGGCCGAGGTgcagggtgatgggggggagcAACAGGACAAAGGTTCATGTGATCAAGTACGTCCGGcttggggatgaggaggaggatggtgctTTGTTGGCGGTTTCGAccgaggatgggagggtgcTGTTTTTTGATACGGCGGAAGAAAACTGTCAGCCTGCGACTGAGGGGAAGACGCTTGCCACGGCGAGGCTTGTCGGTCAGCTGGGCGGGAAGGAGGCCGGTGTGACGGGCAGAGTGAAGGATTTTGTGGTTTTGCCTGTGGAAGACGAAAAGGGGGTTAGGTCGTGGTTTGTGGCTACGGCGGGGAGTGATGGGCTGGTTCGTGTTTGGAGGTTGGGCAGCGGTGAGctcaaggttgaggagaagaaggaggagtcgACAAGACAAGTAGGGAAGCTGCTGGGCGCGTATGGGACGCAAAACAGGATTACGTGCTTGGGGGGCTTCGTCATGATACCCAGGTCCGACGGGGCCGAGGAGAGCGAGTACGAgtttgacgacgaggaggatgacgatgacgaggaggatagCTATGATGAGTAG